In Chloroflexota bacterium, one DNA window encodes the following:
- a CDS encoding NAD-dependent epimerase/dehydratase family protein: MSKRVLVTGANGHLGSVLAQMLVERGVDVRASVRNRSQIKPQLAYEQVYADLMDMDSLQQALVGVDTLYQVAAVFKHWSRNPQREIIQPNVEGTRNILRAAAQAGVKRVVYVSSIAAVDKNNPQRQIPADETTWNQYTYGNPYYQSKIASEQLAWKLAKEYGLEMVAGLPGTIIGDPNGRTTPSLGILELVLSNKMPLDINMDFNFVDVADVAEGLIAAERQGRAGERYILANDQSLPLRRIFEIAQEFNPKIKVPMRVSKGITNVAAGMMELVANVTGREPMILRSQVGLYCGVEQRLSIAKAKRELGYNPLPAVEAVRKTFQVLAQQAPKQVALGQA, translated from the coding sequence ATGAGCAAGCGCGTGTTGGTTACTGGAGCGAATGGCCATTTAGGCTCGGTTTTAGCCCAAATGTTGGTTGAACGTGGGGTTGATGTGCGGGCCAGCGTGCGCAATCGCAGCCAAATCAAGCCGCAACTGGCCTACGAGCAAGTGTATGCCGATTTGATGGATATGGATTCGCTGCAACAAGCCTTGGTTGGAGTTGATACACTCTATCAAGTAGCAGCGGTATTCAAGCATTGGTCGCGCAATCCACAACGCGAGATCATTCAACCAAATGTTGAGGGCACGCGCAATATTCTGCGAGCAGCGGCGCAGGCTGGGGTCAAACGGGTGGTATATGTCAGTTCAATCGCGGCAGTTGATAAAAATAATCCTCAGCGCCAAATCCCAGCAGATGAAACAACTTGGAATCAATATACCTATGGCAATCCGTATTATCAATCGAAAATCGCCTCGGAACAGTTGGCGTGGAAGTTGGCTAAGGAATATGGCTTGGAGATGGTGGCAGGCTTGCCAGGCACGATCATCGGCGATCCCAATGGCCGTACTACACCATCGTTAGGGATTTTGGAGTTGGTATTGAGCAATAAAATGCCGCTAGATATCAATATGGATTTTAATTTTGTCGATGTGGCTGATGTCGCCGAAGGGCTGATCGCTGCTGAACGCCAAGGTCGGGCAGGCGAACGCTATATTTTGGCGAATGATCAATCGTTACCATTACGACGAATCTTTGAAATCGCCCAAGAGTTCAATCCCAAAATCAAAGTGCCAATGCGGGTATCGAAAGGCATTACCAATGTCGCAGCTGGCATGATGGAGTTGGTGGCGAATGTCACAGGCCGCGAACCAATGATTTTGCGCAGCCAAGTTGGGCTATATTGCGGCGTAGAACAACGTTTGTCGATTGCCAAAGCCAAACGTGAGTTGGGCTACAATCCATTGCCTGCGGTCGAGGCAGTGCGCAAAACGTTCCAGGTTCTGGCTCAGCAAGCTCCGAAGCAGGTTGCCTTGGGCCAAGCCTAG
- a CDS encoding fumarylacetoacetate hydrolase family protein has translation MKFVSFRRYGEGSEARAGAWLPMGIIDLQAAAGLVFEDLPHDWSLMSMLQHESDGYGIDAAVQIVSAVVDLLGGGGDGIEWDDPDAINSMLSLGGETVIYPPDSVRLLAPIPQPPTIRDFYAFEQHVREIRAQHGRSVPSTWYDMPVFYFGNPTTVLGPDSDLMMPRTSQLDYELEIAAVIGRPCRDIEPAEAEYYIAGLMVMNDWSARDIQAREMSVGLGPAKGKDFATSFGPALITLDEIEDKALGDGRYDLAMVVRVNGEERGRASFADIYYTLGELIAHASRDVTLLPGEIIGSGTVGTGCLLETTHGEGPWLEVGDVVELEIERIGILRNTIVDRDS, from the coding sequence ATGAAATTTGTTTCATTTCGACGCTATGGCGAAGGCTCCGAGGCACGGGCTGGGGCTTGGTTGCCAATGGGAATCATCGATCTGCAAGCAGCAGCAGGTTTAGTTTTCGAAGATTTACCCCATGATTGGTCGCTGATGAGTATGTTGCAACACGAATCCGATGGCTATGGCATTGATGCCGCAGTTCAAATTGTTTCGGCGGTGGTTGATTTGCTTGGTGGTGGCGGCGATGGGATCGAGTGGGATGATCCCGATGCGATTAATAGCATGCTCTCGTTGGGCGGTGAAACCGTGATTTATCCGCCCGATAGCGTGCGGTTGTTAGCGCCAATCCCTCAGCCACCAACCATTCGCGATTTTTACGCCTTCGAGCAACATGTGCGTGAAATTCGCGCTCAGCATGGTCGCTCCGTGCCTAGCACGTGGTACGATATGCCAGTGTTTTACTTTGGTAATCCTACCACCGTGCTTGGTCCAGATAGCGATCTGATGATGCCGCGCACCAGCCAACTTGATTATGAGTTGGAAATTGCAGCAGTGATCGGCAGGCCATGCCGCGATATTGAGCCAGCTGAAGCTGAATATTATATTGCTGGCTTGATGGTGATGAATGATTGGTCGGCTCGCGATATTCAGGCTCGTGAGATGAGCGTTGGCTTGGGTCCAGCCAAGGGCAAAGATTTTGCCACCTCATTCGGGCCAGCTCTGATCACACTTGACGAAATTGAGGATAAAGCGCTGGGTGATGGGCGTTACGATTTGGCGATGGTCGTGCGGGTTAATGGTGAAGAGCGTGGTCGTGCCTCATTTGCCGATATTTACTATACGCTCGGCGAATTGATTGCCCATGCTTCACGCGATGTTACCTTGCTGCCAGGCGAAATTATTGGCTCTGGCACGGTTGGCACTGGCTGTTTGCTCGAAACAACTCATGGCGAAGGGCCATGGCTTGAGGTCGGCGATGTGGTCGAACTCGAAATCGAACGCATTGGCATCTTGCGCAACACAATTGTTGATCGCGATAGCTAA
- a CDS encoding PLP-dependent transferase — MGQNSASIKPESWLVSAGRGSQPGDPLNVPLVPASNFIIGSGREYSRDDGTPTWEALEAVVGGLEGGEALAFASGMAAIAAVFDQLAVGSQVVLPDDCYQGVAGLAAAGQQRGRWSVQRVAVDDPEAWVRACADADLIWLESPSNPLLTVADLELICAAPRKPSAIVGVDNTFATPLNQQPLAFGATVAIQSATKFIGGHSDLLAGVATTNDAALWHALKKSRELTGATPGTLEAYLAVRGARTLAVRLQRAQQTAMLLAERLEAHPQIMRVRYPGLRSHPTYAVAQRVLKGFGTIISFDVLGGAVAADRVCQQVKLIHHATSLGAVESTMERRAAIPGQEHLPPALLRLSVGIEDADDLWHDLSTAIAASSL; from the coding sequence ATGGGCCAAAATTCAGCCAGCATCAAACCAGAATCATGGTTGGTTTCAGCGGGGCGCGGTTCGCAGCCAGGTGATCCATTGAATGTGCCCTTGGTTCCGGCATCGAACTTTATCATTGGCAGTGGCCGTGAATATTCGCGTGATGATGGCACGCCAACCTGGGAAGCGCTTGAGGCGGTGGTTGGTGGCTTAGAGGGTGGCGAGGCCTTGGCATTTGCTTCGGGCATGGCCGCGATTGCCGCAGTTTTTGATCAACTGGCGGTTGGCTCACAGGTTGTCTTGCCCGATGATTGTTATCAAGGCGTTGCTGGCCTTGCTGCTGCTGGCCAACAGCGTGGGCGTTGGTCTGTCCAGCGCGTAGCGGTCGATGATCCTGAAGCTTGGGTGCGAGCCTGTGCCGATGCCGACCTGATTTGGCTTGAATCGCCATCGAATCCATTGCTGACCGTGGCCGATCTAGAGCTGATTTGTGCTGCGCCACGTAAACCCAGCGCGATTGTGGGGGTTGATAATACTTTTGCCACACCGTTAAATCAGCAACCACTGGCGTTTGGCGCAACCGTCGCAATTCAATCGGCGACGAAATTTATTGGCGGCCACTCGGATTTATTGGCTGGCGTAGCGACGACCAACGATGCGGCGCTTTGGCATGCGCTCAAGAAATCGCGTGAGTTAACTGGCGCAACCCCAGGCACACTTGAAGCCTATTTGGCGGTACGCGGCGCACGCACCTTGGCCGTGCGTTTGCAACGAGCACAACAAACTGCCATGCTGCTGGCCGAGCGACTTGAGGCCCATCCGCAGATTATGCGCGTGCGCTACCCTGGGCTTCGATCGCACCCAACCTATGCTGTAGCTCAACGGGTACTCAAGGGTTTTGGTACAATTATTTCGTTTGATGTGTTGGGTGGCGCTGTGGCTGCTGATCGTGTGTGTCAGCAGGTTAAATTGATTCATCATGCCACTAGCCTTGGGGCTGTTGAATCGACCATGGAACGGCGGGCGGCGATTCCTGGGCAGGAGCATCTACCACCAGCATTGTTGCGTTTGAGTGTTGGGATTGAGGATGCCGACGATCTGTGGCATGATCTATCAACAGCTATCGCCGCTAGCTCGCTTTAA